The following proteins are encoded in a genomic region of Vibrio taketomensis:
- the arfB gene encoding alternative ribosome rescue aminoacyl-tRNA hydrolase ArfB: protein MVTISNNVALHDWEIQLSAIRAQGAGGQNVNKVSSAIHLQFDINRSALPDSYKQRLLALNDSRISKDGVITIKAQQYRTQEQNKEDALNRLAELIRSAMVVQKARRATRPTRASKERRLKAKGLKSQTKSLRGRVRD from the coding sequence ATTGTTACGATTTCAAATAACGTCGCACTGCATGATTGGGAAATTCAGTTATCGGCTATACGTGCTCAAGGCGCTGGCGGACAAAATGTGAATAAGGTATCGAGTGCGATTCATTTGCAGTTTGATATCAACCGCTCTGCGTTGCCGGATAGTTACAAACAACGCCTGCTCGCACTTAATGACTCACGTATCTCGAAAGATGGTGTGATCACGATTAAAGCGCAACAGTACCGCACTCAAGAGCAAAATAAGGAAGATGCGTTAAATCGCTTAGCTGAACTTATCCGAAGCGCCATGGTGGTACAAAAAGCCCGCAGAGCAACGCGCCCTACACGAGCTTCCAAAGAACGAAGATTAAAAGCCAAAGGGCTCAAGAGTCAGACGAAATCCCTGCGTGGGCGAGTCAGGGATTAA
- a CDS encoding M20 family metallopeptidase: MNFSVEQYLEELRPLIDVDCGTYTLEGIEFIAAQFEAKFAEMAGWSVKRVDCGKAGVGLEIRNQPQADVIDVMLIGHMDTVFPVGTAAARPMTTDAEKAYGPGVSDMKSGLLNMVYAMRNLDQAVLDKLSICICMNPDEETGSTDSVEWIQSVAKTARNVLVAEAARADGSLVKARKGLAGYKLTFAGKAAHAGNDPQAGRSAITELANWILAINSMTNFESGTTLNVGVVNGGTGVNIVPDHATALVDVRFWNNDEYAEVDAKLNAMMAQPFVDGVSIEMERETYKPSMVASEKTHALMALVEESAQELDIAIGWQEVGGGSDANNTAILGVPTLDGLGPIGAGFHSDLEYLQLDSIEPRIRLLMRVLEKIAA, translated from the coding sequence ATGAACTTTTCAGTTGAACAATACCTAGAAGAACTGCGTCCGCTAATCGATGTGGATTGTGGTACTTACACCCTAGAAGGTATCGAATTTATCGCGGCTCAATTTGAAGCAAAATTTGCTGAAATGGCGGGTTGGAGTGTGAAACGTGTTGATTGCGGCAAAGCAGGCGTTGGTCTAGAAATCCGCAACCAGCCACAAGCTGACGTTATTGACGTGATGCTAATCGGTCACATGGATACCGTATTTCCAGTTGGCACTGCGGCTGCTCGCCCGATGACAACGGATGCAGAAAAAGCTTACGGCCCTGGCGTATCAGACATGAAATCTGGTCTGCTAAACATGGTTTACGCGATGCGTAACCTAGATCAAGCGGTATTGGATAAGCTATCAATCTGTATCTGCATGAACCCAGATGAAGAGACGGGCTCAACAGATTCAGTAGAATGGATTCAATCAGTGGCTAAAACTGCGCGCAATGTATTGGTTGCAGAAGCAGCACGTGCTGACGGTAGCCTAGTTAAAGCTCGCAAAGGTCTAGCTGGTTACAAGCTAACTTTCGCTGGCAAAGCTGCGCACGCAGGTAACGATCCGCAAGCGGGTCGCAGTGCAATCACTGAGCTAGCGAACTGGATTCTGGCTATCAACTCAATGACTAACTTTGAGTCAGGCACTACGCTGAATGTGGGTGTTGTGAATGGCGGTACTGGCGTGAACATCGTTCCTGATCACGCAACGGCATTGGTTGACGTACGTTTCTGGAACAACGATGAGTACGCTGAAGTTGACGCGAAATTGAACGCAATGATGGCTCAGCCATTTGTTGATGGCGTTTCAATTGAGATGGAGCGTGAAACGTACAAGCCGTCAATGGTTGCTAGCGAGAAAACTCATGCGCTGATGGCATTGGTTGAAGAGTCTGCACAAGAGCTAGATATTGCCATTGGTTGGCAAGAAGTTGGCGGCGGTTCTGATGCGAACAACACGGCGATTCTAGGCGTTCCGACACTAGATGGCCTTGGTCCAATTGGTGCAGGTTTCCACAGCGATCTTGAGTATCTTCAATTAGATTCAATTGAGCCTCGTATTCGTCTATTGATGCGTGTGCTTGAGAAAATCGCGGCTTAA
- a CDS encoding YaiI/YqxD family protein — MKIWVDADACPVVIRDILYRAAQRTGVEVTLVANQFIRTPAASNITMLQVQAGFDVADNEIVKRSEAGDLVITSDIPLADEVITKGGHALSSRGELFTKDNIKSRLNIRDFMETMRSSGIQTGGPAPLNQADRQQFANQLDKWLLQWQRANK; from the coding sequence ATGAAAATTTGGGTGGATGCAGATGCTTGCCCTGTAGTGATCAGAGACATTTTATATCGTGCTGCACAGCGTACTGGTGTAGAGGTGACGCTTGTCGCTAACCAATTTATTCGCACGCCTGCAGCAAGCAACATTACCATGTTGCAAGTTCAAGCGGGTTTTGATGTTGCTGACAATGAAATTGTGAAACGCTCTGAAGCAGGCGATTTAGTCATTACGAGTGATATTCCGCTGGCGGACGAAGTCATCACGAAAGGTGGTCACGCCCTGAGCTCACGTGGTGAGTTGTTTACCAAAGACAATATTAAGTCACGCCTTAATATTCGTGATTTTATGGAAACTATGCGTAGCAGTGGCATTCAAACCGGTGGTCCAGCACCGTTAAACCAAGCTGATCGTCAGCAATTTGCCAATCAATTAGATAAATGGCTACTACAATGGCAACGCGCGAATAAATAA
- a CDS encoding YkvA family protein translates to MTSLTNDNVNLEQGVALELEQSQAPAPDEKTFWHKMKTSAKRAGEELAVMGIKSWLAVADSNTSVRHKAVLGGALAYFVLPTDMVPDVMAGVGFTDDMAALTLAANSVGNAITDEHEQQARDKWHSMTKS, encoded by the coding sequence ATGACCTCATTAACCAATGACAATGTGAATCTCGAGCAAGGTGTTGCCTTAGAGCTCGAGCAATCACAAGCCCCTGCGCCAGATGAGAAAACGTTTTGGCACAAGATGAAAACATCCGCCAAGCGAGCAGGTGAAGAGCTTGCTGTGATGGGGATAAAATCTTGGCTTGCAGTTGCTGACTCTAACACTTCCGTGCGCCATAAAGCGGTGCTTGGCGGTGCGCTGGCGTATTTTGTTTTACCAACCGACATGGTACCAGATGTGATGGCTGGGGTGGGTTTTACTGACGATATGGCCGCTTTAACATTGGCCGCAAATTCAGTGGGCAACGCAATCACTGACGAGCACGAACAACAAGCACGTGATAAATGGCACTCAATGACAAAGTCTTAA
- a CDS encoding dicarboxylate/amino acid:cation symporter — MNTKKPMSLTGRVILGMVAGILTGFVIRALFADNGFVDEYVVNGLFEVGGQIFVASLKMLVVPLVFVSLVCGTSSLKDLSTLGRMGGKTLAFYIATTAIAITLALTMGTLFQPGAGADLTAASTFQSAEAPSLGQVIIDMFPTNPISAMAEGKTLQVIVFAVLFGIAISAAGKPGERIADFFSDLNEVIMKLVAILMNLAPFGVFFLMAKLFTDIGLGAIINLAEYFLVLAGTLLLHGLVTYSVMLKGFTGLSPITFLRKMEDAIMFAFSTASSNATIPVTMETAKHRMGVENRVSSFTIPLGATVNMDGTAIMQGVATAFIAQAFNIDLTMMDYLMVIMTATLASIGTAGVPGVGLVMLAMVLNQVGLPLEGIALIMGVDRLLDMIRTAVNITGDSAVTIIVAKSEGALDEARFNDPQAGVAEEEVQLKRAQV; from the coding sequence ATGAATACCAAGAAACCTATGTCGTTAACCGGCCGAGTAATTTTGGGCATGGTTGCGGGTATCTTGACGGGCTTTGTTATTCGAGCCCTGTTTGCTGACAACGGATTTGTCGATGAGTATGTAGTAAACGGATTATTTGAAGTTGGCGGACAGATTTTTGTCGCTAGCTTGAAGATGCTAGTGGTACCGCTAGTGTTTGTCTCTTTGGTGTGTGGCACCAGCTCTCTTAAAGACCTTTCAACTCTTGGCCGTATGGGTGGTAAGACCCTCGCTTTCTATATTGCGACCACGGCTATCGCGATTACCTTAGCTCTGACGATGGGTACGCTATTCCAGCCAGGCGCTGGCGCCGATCTCACCGCAGCGAGCACTTTCCAGTCAGCTGAGGCTCCGTCACTGGGTCAAGTGATCATCGATATGTTCCCAACCAACCCGATCAGTGCAATGGCTGAAGGTAAAACCCTGCAAGTGATTGTATTTGCGGTTCTGTTTGGTATTGCCATCAGTGCTGCTGGTAAGCCGGGTGAACGCATCGCTGACTTCTTCTCCGATCTCAACGAAGTGATCATGAAGCTAGTGGCGATTTTAATGAACCTAGCGCCATTTGGTGTGTTCTTCTTAATGGCAAAACTGTTCACTGATATTGGTTTAGGTGCAATCATTAACCTCGCAGAATACTTCTTAGTACTCGCAGGGACTCTATTGCTACATGGTCTTGTAACCTACAGCGTAATGTTAAAAGGCTTTACTGGCCTTAGCCCGATCACCTTCCTACGTAAGATGGAAGATGCCATCATGTTCGCCTTCTCAACGGCTTCATCAAACGCCACCATTCCAGTAACGATGGAAACAGCAAAGCACCGCATGGGCGTCGAGAACCGCGTTTCATCATTTACTATCCCATTGGGCGCAACTGTCAACATGGATGGCACCGCAATCATGCAAGGTGTCGCGACAGCCTTCATCGCTCAGGCATTCAATATTGATCTCACGATGATGGATTACCTAATGGTGATCATGACGGCGACATTGGCATCAATCGGTACCGCAGGCGTTCCGGGTGTCGGCCTAGTCATGTTGGCGATGGTATTAAACCAAGTTGGTCTGCCACTTGAGGGCATCGCGCTAATCATGGGTGTTGACCGACTATTGGATATGATTCGCACAGCGGTGAACATCACTGGTGACAGTGCTGTAACGATTATTGTCGCGAAATCAGAAGGCGCACTTGATGAGGCACGATTTAATGATCCGCAAGCGGGCGTGGCCGAAGAAGAAGTGCAGCTCAAACGAGCTCAAGTGTAG